Proteins encoded within one genomic window of Methanosarcina barkeri str. Wiesmoor:
- a CDS encoding DUF2795 domain-containing protein translates to MQTSPIEVQKALKNIDYPVNKKQLIAHAKKHNASNEVIEVLEDLPEKEYTNAAAVSKEFQGK, encoded by the coding sequence ATGCAAACCAGTCCAATTGAAGTTCAGAAGGCTTTAAAGAATATAGATTATCCCGTAAATAAGAAGCAACTTATCGCGCACGCTAAGAAGCACAATGCTAGCAATGAAGTAATTGAAGTTCTGGAAGATCTTCCTGAGAAGGAGTACACCAATGCTGCAGCTGTCAGCAAGGAATTCCAAGGGAAATAA
- a CDS encoding DUF2795 domain-containing protein, with amino-acid sequence MQTSPIEVQKALKNIDYPVNKKQLIAHAKKHNASSKVIEVLEDLPEKEYTNAAAVSKEFQGK; translated from the coding sequence ATGCAAACCAGTCCAATTGAAGTTCAGAAGGCTTTAAAGAATATAGATTATCCCGTAAATAAGAAGCAACTTATCGCGCACGCTAAGAAGCACAATGCTAGCAGTAAAGTAATTGAAGTTCTGGAAGACCTTCCTGAGAAGGAGTACACCAATGCTGCAGCTGTCAGTAAGGAATTCCAAGGAAAATAA
- a CDS encoding CxxC-x17-CxxC domain-containing protein, giving the protein MERKGSQNRDRGSSRERGYGRGPQTMYKAKCSDCGAETEVPFKPDPDRPVYCRECYAKRKPKRY; this is encoded by the coding sequence ATGGAAAGAAAAGGTTCCCAGAATAGGGATCGGGGTTCCAGCAGGGAACGCGGCTATGGTAGAGGGCCACAAACGATGTACAAAGCAAAGTGCTCAGATTGTGGCGCAGAAACAGAGGTGCCTTTCAAACCGGATCCTGACAGGCCGGTCTATTGCAGGGAGTGTTACGCAAAGCGCAAACCTAAAAGGTATTAA
- a CDS encoding sulfide-dependent adenosine diphosphate thiazole synthase, which yields MELDEVIITRAIFDEYSKTFLDYTEVDVALIGGGPANLVAARYLAEAGAKVAIYEQKLSLGGGMWAGGMMFPRIVVQEEACRILDDFGIRYKEYQPGYYVANSVESVGKLISGATSAGAEVFNLVSFEDVMIRENDRVTGIVVNWGPVTVQRLHVDPLMIRTKLVIDGTGHEAVVCNTILRKIPNAKIGNLGKLGEKPMWSEVGEQLVVDATKEIYPGLIVAGMAANAATCSPRMGPVFGGMLLSGEKAAKLALEKLKEL from the coding sequence ATGGAACTTGACGAAGTCATAATCACAAGGGCAATTTTTGATGAGTACTCTAAAACCTTCCTTGACTACACGGAAGTTGATGTGGCACTTATAGGAGGAGGGCCTGCAAACCTGGTAGCCGCTAGGTATCTTGCAGAGGCAGGAGCAAAGGTTGCCATTTACGAACAAAAGTTATCGCTCGGGGGCGGTATGTGGGCTGGAGGCATGATGTTTCCGCGTATCGTTGTACAGGAAGAAGCCTGCCGCATCCTTGACGACTTCGGGATCAGGTATAAAGAGTATCAGCCTGGGTACTATGTGGCGAATTCCGTAGAGTCCGTTGGGAAGCTTATTTCAGGAGCAACTTCAGCTGGAGCTGAGGTTTTCAACCTTGTGAGCTTTGAGGATGTAATGATTCGGGAAAACGATAGGGTTACCGGAATCGTCGTCAACTGGGGGCCGGTCACGGTACAGCGCCTGCACGTTGATCCTCTCATGATCCGAACAAAACTCGTAATTGACGGGACAGGGCATGAAGCTGTTGTATGCAATACAATTCTCAGGAAAATTCCCAATGCAAAAATCGGAAACCTCGGAAAGCTCGGAGAAAAACCTATGTGGTCAGAGGTTGGCGAGCAACTGGTTGTTGATGCAACCAAGGAAATTTATCCGGGCCTGATCGTTGCGGGCATGGCTGCAAATGCCGCAACCTGCTCCCCAAGAATGGGCCCAGTTTTTGGAGGCATGCTTCTCTCGGGAGAAAAGGCTGCAAAACTTGCCCTTGAAAAGCTTAAGGAACTCTGA
- a CDS encoding calcium/sodium antiporter yields MIAENLLIFLLGLVLLVKGSDYFVKSASTIAEKLGVSEFIIGLTLVALGTSIPELASSIAASLQHASGIVIGNVVGSNIANIGLVVGLSAVISPVKTEIEMLRRDGYVMLFAAVLFFVFILNREISILESAFFILIFIAYVFFLFEESEKYKGKLHFKEFIIYFFKFEYISSARQKFNCIRDSNAEGENCQSREGFTKDILVLVLSCGAIIIGAKYFVNKSIFFAELLGVPETIIGTTLVAFGTSLPELVVTLSAAKQGFGSIALGNIIGSNIANIFLIIGFSGLIYPIPVEQISLFFTTPAMILISVTLLVFISTDWEIKRWEGIALVAFYASFLIVLLRMG; encoded by the coding sequence ATGATCGCAGAAAATCTTTTAATCTTTCTACTTGGCCTTGTTCTTTTGGTCAAAGGTTCAGATTATTTTGTAAAATCAGCTTCAACAATTGCAGAGAAGCTTGGTGTTTCCGAATTTATTATAGGTTTGACACTCGTCGCACTTGGAACATCAATTCCTGAACTTGCTTCATCAATAGCTGCTTCTCTCCAGCATGCAAGCGGTATCGTAATAGGAAATGTCGTTGGATCAAACATCGCAAATATAGGGCTTGTTGTAGGGTTGTCTGCAGTTATCTCTCCAGTGAAAACTGAAATAGAGATGCTCAGAAGAGATGGCTATGTCATGCTCTTTGCAGCTGTGCTCTTCTTTGTTTTTATTCTGAACAGAGAAATCTCAATACTAGAGTCAGCCTTTTTCATACTGATCTTCATTGCGTATGTGTTTTTCCTGTTTGAAGAAAGCGAGAAATACAAAGGGAAACTGCATTTTAAAGAGTTCATAATATACTTTTTCAAGTTTGAGTATATAAGCAGCGCAAGGCAAAAGTTCAATTGCATAAGAGATAGTAACGCTGAAGGCGAAAACTGCCAGTCCAGAGAAGGTTTCACAAAAGACATACTGGTTCTAGTATTAAGTTGTGGAGCAATTATAATCGGGGCAAAGTACTTTGTGAACAAATCAATCTTCTTTGCAGAACTCCTTGGAGTTCCTGAAACTATAATAGGTACCACTCTAGTAGCATTTGGCACATCCCTTCCAGAACTTGTAGTGACACTATCTGCAGCAAAGCAGGGTTTCGGGAGCATAGCCCTTGGCAATATTATAGGCTCAAACATCGCAAACATATTTTTAATTATAGGATTTTCCGGATTAATCTATCCGATACCTGTCGAGCAGATAAGTCTATTCTTTACGACTCCAGCTATGATTTTGATAAGCGTAACACTCCTCGTGTTTATCAGCACAGACTGGGAAATAAAAAGGTGGGAAGGAATAGCTTTGGTAGCCTTTTATGCATCTTTTCTAATAGTGCTACTCAGGATGGGTTAA
- the alaXM gene encoding alanyl-tRNA editing protein AlaXM, whose product MTEALYFLDCYMKEFEATVEKVTDDKFVVLDRTVFYPESGGQPSDTGKLVRESDGAEFNVLYVRKFNGDISHEIDGENVSNGLKAGDKVKGFIDWDRRYRHMRMHTATHVIANVIEKEAGAQITGNQLGLDQSRVDFSLEVFDRDKFAEYEKIANDLIAQKSPVNLYLVSRKEAEEKLSRLTTLAKGFSDEIKEVRIVEIEGVTIEACGGTHVKNTEEIKGVKIIKLQNKGKSNRRMYFTLVD is encoded by the coding sequence ATGACAGAGGCGCTTTACTTCCTTGATTGTTATATGAAAGAATTCGAAGCAACTGTCGAAAAAGTTACAGATGATAAATTTGTGGTTCTTGACCGTACTGTCTTTTATCCCGAAAGCGGGGGTCAGCCTAGTGATACTGGAAAGTTAGTTCGTGAATCCGATGGGGCTGAATTTAATGTCCTGTATGTGAGAAAGTTCAATGGAGATATCAGTCACGAGATAGACGGTGAAAACGTTTCTAACGGATTAAAAGCAGGGGACAAAGTAAAAGGATTCATAGACTGGGACCGCCGTTACAGGCATATGCGTATGCACACGGCGACTCACGTAATCGCAAACGTGATTGAAAAGGAGGCCGGGGCTCAGATAACCGGAAACCAGCTTGGTCTGGACCAGAGCAGGGTAGATTTCAGTCTTGAAGTCTTTGACAGGGATAAATTTGCCGAATATGAGAAAATTGCCAATGACCTTATAGCCCAAAAAAGTCCTGTTAATCTCTACCTTGTAAGCCGCAAAGAAGCCGAAGAAAAGCTTTCACGGTTAACTACGCTGGCGAAAGGCTTTTCCGACGAAATAAAAGAAGTGCGCATCGTTGAAATCGAAGGAGTCACGATTGAAGCCTGTGGAGGGACCCATGTTAAAAACACTGAGGAAATAAAAGGCGTGAAGATCATAAAACTTCAGAATAAAGGCAAGAGCAACAGGAGAATGTACTTTACACTTGTGGATTAA
- a CDS encoding radical SAM protein: METRIDMKALIIDGYVDEPACLGVPPYLSPYPRYIAGALRERGLSEKEIHYLTIDTLRENPPGAGELTGKADLVIIIAGMTVPGKYLRASPITLGEIETIFRTAQGVKVIGGPIRLGFSGEGGRAAKGTESRINFSGAVLARMDLEAFVYDLFKDGVTGSSAAKLRNPEAVDHRFRTTAEIGRWGPRGAFLIRQHPDYPYCMCELETYRGCGRHVHCSFCTEPFYGASDYRPIDDVISEASVLYSHGARYFRIGRQPDLFSYHGKDAGGPVPKPDPVAIERLYRGIRNSAPELSVLHMDNANPITLATYPEESEQVLKTIIKYHTAGDVAAFGMESADRAVIEANSLKATSEEVFEAIKLVNRLGAVRGVNGLPEILPGINFVHGLMGESRKTFQLNYDFLKKVLDSGLLLRRINIRQVMAFPGTPMYGKDEAARKHKKLFLNYKERVRKNIDLPMLRRVVPEGTVLRDVMCEVLEKGITFGRQLGSYPLLVGIPASLPLQKFTDVTVTGHGMRSITGIPYPLPINTTSPNLIRELPGLGKKTADSIIAGVPYIDREDFLRRVSEGDKLLRFIEI, translated from the coding sequence ATGGAAACAAGAATTGACATGAAAGCACTTATTATAGATGGCTATGTGGATGAACCTGCCTGTCTTGGGGTTCCTCCTTACCTTTCTCCTTATCCGCGTTATATAGCAGGCGCTCTCAGAGAACGCGGGCTTTCCGAAAAGGAAATTCACTATCTGACGATTGACACCCTGCGAGAAAACCCGCCCGGAGCAGGGGAACTTACTGGGAAAGCAGACCTTGTTATCATTATAGCAGGCATGACGGTACCAGGTAAATATCTTCGGGCTTCTCCAATTACACTCGGGGAAATTGAGACAATTTTCCGGACTGCACAAGGGGTAAAAGTTATAGGCGGGCCTATCAGGCTCGGTTTCAGCGGCGAAGGCGGAAGGGCTGCAAAAGGTACTGAAAGCAGGATAAATTTTTCAGGTGCAGTGCTTGCCAGAATGGACCTTGAAGCTTTTGTCTATGATCTTTTTAAGGACGGCGTTACCGGAAGTTCTGCTGCGAAGCTCAGAAATCCTGAAGCTGTAGATCACCGCTTCAGGACAACAGCCGAAATTGGGCGCTGGGGACCCAGGGGAGCTTTTTTGATCAGGCAGCATCCTGACTATCCTTACTGCATGTGTGAGCTTGAGACCTACAGAGGTTGTGGCAGGCATGTTCACTGTTCTTTCTGTACAGAGCCCTTTTATGGGGCTTCCGACTACCGACCCATAGACGATGTAATTTCCGAAGCATCTGTCCTCTACTCCCATGGAGCCCGTTACTTCAGGATCGGTAGGCAGCCGGATCTTTTTTCCTATCATGGCAAGGATGCTGGAGGGCCTGTTCCAAAGCCTGATCCAGTCGCTATTGAAAGGCTCTATAGAGGAATCCGAAATTCGGCTCCAGAGCTGTCTGTGCTCCATATGGACAATGCAAACCCGATTACGCTTGCAACTTATCCTGAGGAATCTGAACAGGTCCTGAAGACAATAATTAAGTATCATACGGCAGGGGATGTGGCAGCTTTTGGGATGGAGAGTGCCGACAGGGCAGTAATTGAAGCCAATTCCCTTAAGGCAACCTCTGAAGAGGTCTTTGAAGCTATCAAACTTGTTAACAGGCTTGGGGCAGTTCGAGGAGTAAACGGGCTTCCTGAAATTCTTCCGGGCATCAACTTCGTGCATGGGCTGATGGGCGAATCTAGGAAAACTTTCCAGCTTAATTACGATTTTCTGAAGAAAGTGCTCGATTCTGGATTGCTCCTGCGCAGGATCAATATCCGCCAGGTCATGGCTTTTCCCGGAACCCCAATGTATGGAAAAGACGAGGCTGCGAGGAAGCATAAAAAACTCTTTCTGAACTACAAGGAACGGGTAAGAAAGAATATTGACTTACCAATGTTGCGGCGTGTTGTGCCTGAAGGTACCGTACTCAGGGATGTAATGTGTGAGGTCCTGGAAAAAGGAATTACTTTTGGGAGGCAGCTTGGCTCATACCCATTGCTGGTTGGAATTCCTGCTTCTCTGCCTTTGCAGAAATTTACTGACGTTACGGTTACAGGACACGGGATGCGCTCGATTACTGGCATACCATATCCTCTGCCTATTAACACCACTTCTCCCAATCTTATCCGGGAACTTCCCGGACTTGGCAAGAAAACTGCGGATTCGATAATTGCCGGAGTTCCCTATATCGACAGAGAAGACTTTCTCAGGCGTGTAAGTGAAGGAGATAAATTGCTCCGGTTTATTGAGATTTAA
- the mgtA gene encoding magnesium-translocating P-type ATPase, producing the protein MTHGQSNVEFWSVPVPEMLQRLQTTYEGLSSSESSERLKKYGANLLKPKKSSNTLKILLSQFKSPIILILLFAAGLSFFLGDVTDTVIIITIILISSLLGFWQEKGAADAFEKLLSAVEVKATVVRDGEEKEVPIEQIVPGDVIIFSAGDIVPADCLILESKGLFVNEATLTGETYPVEKSTKTLNSETPLAKRTNSLWMGTSVESGSGKALAVTTGKNTEFGKISEELRTSAPETEFERGIAKFGHFLMEVTMLMVITIFAINVYLQRPILDSFLFSLALAVGLTPQLLPAIISVNLSHGAREMAENKVIVKRLASIENLGSMNLLCSDKTGTLTEGELKLHSIRDVKGSQSEKILLYASLNAYYQKGFKNPIDRAILTQNRFEMGEYKSLDEVPYDFIRKRLSVLVSKNENNLMITKGALSNILEICTLAEVEPGKIVEISEVKEKIEQQYKDFSEKEFRTLGVAYREINRQTKIEKEQEKGMTFIGFLLFFDPLKPEIAKTIENMEQLGISLKIITGDNRLVATSIGKEVGFDASRILTGSEIYQMTSEALIGKVNDIDIFAEVEPNQKERIILALKKRGNVVGYLGDGINDASALHAADVGISVDRAADVAKEAAQIVLMEKSLDSLVEGVKGGRKTFANTLKYVFMATSANFGNMFSMAGASLFLPFLPLLPTQILLTNLLTDFPEMTIATDTVDKELVEEPHRWDINFIRKFMMVFGFTSSVFDYLTFGTLLLLLPGMIEQFRTGWFIESVISASMIVLVIRSRKPFFESRPGKYLLIATVLIVVMTLVFPLTPFAALFGFKPLPLQVILTLGAIIGLYIIAAEAIKRIFYKKVKF; encoded by the coding sequence TTGACGCACGGCCAGAGTAATGTTGAGTTCTGGAGCGTTCCTGTGCCAGAAATGCTCCAGAGGCTCCAAACAACTTACGAAGGCTTGAGTAGCTCTGAAAGTAGTGAGCGCCTTAAAAAATATGGGGCCAATCTCCTTAAACCAAAAAAAAGTTCAAATACCCTTAAAATTTTACTTTCCCAATTTAAGAGTCCGATTATTCTTATTTTGCTTTTTGCAGCCGGATTGTCTTTTTTTCTTGGAGATGTTACAGATACTGTAATTATTATAACCATCATTCTGATCAGTAGTTTGCTTGGCTTCTGGCAAGAGAAAGGAGCTGCAGATGCTTTTGAAAAATTGCTCAGTGCAGTTGAGGTGAAGGCAACAGTAGTAAGAGATGGAGAAGAAAAGGAAGTTCCTATAGAACAAATAGTACCTGGGGACGTAATAATCTTCAGCGCAGGCGATATAGTTCCTGCAGATTGCCTGATTCTGGAATCAAAGGGACTTTTTGTCAATGAAGCTACTCTCACTGGAGAGACTTATCCAGTGGAAAAATCAACAAAAACCCTGAACTCAGAAACCCCTCTTGCAAAGCGTACAAACTCCCTCTGGATGGGAACCAGTGTGGAAAGCGGAAGTGGAAAAGCACTTGCCGTAACTACAGGAAAAAATACAGAGTTTGGGAAAATATCTGAAGAGTTAAGAACAAGTGCTCCAGAAACGGAGTTTGAACGAGGTATTGCAAAGTTTGGCCATTTTTTGATGGAAGTTACCATGTTAATGGTCATTACAATCTTTGCAATCAATGTTTATCTTCAGCGTCCAATTCTGGATTCTTTTCTTTTTTCTCTTGCGCTTGCAGTCGGACTTACACCGCAACTTCTACCCGCAATTATAAGCGTGAACCTTTCTCACGGCGCAAGAGAAATGGCGGAAAATAAAGTAATTGTCAAGAGGCTGGCCTCTATTGAAAATCTCGGCAGCATGAATCTACTATGTTCCGACAAAACCGGTACTCTGACTGAAGGAGAACTTAAGCTTCATTCTATTCGGGATGTGAAAGGAAGTCAGAGTGAAAAAATCCTTCTTTACGCCAGTCTCAATGCCTATTACCAGAAAGGTTTTAAAAACCCTATCGACCGAGCAATCCTGACACAGAATAGATTCGAGATGGGAGAATATAAGAGCCTGGACGAGGTCCCTTATGATTTCATACGCAAGCGATTAAGCGTTCTTGTCTCAAAAAACGAGAATAACCTGATGATTACTAAAGGCGCGCTCTCGAATATTCTTGAGATCTGCACTCTAGCAGAAGTAGAGCCTGGGAAAATTGTAGAAATTTCAGAGGTCAAGGAAAAAATCGAGCAACAATATAAGGATTTTAGTGAAAAAGAGTTTCGAACACTCGGTGTTGCATATAGAGAAATAAACAGGCAGACTAAAATCGAAAAAGAACAGGAAAAAGGAATGACCTTTATCGGATTTCTCTTGTTTTTTGACCCACTGAAGCCAGAAATTGCAAAAACGATAGAAAACATGGAGCAACTTGGCATTTCTCTGAAAATAATTACCGGGGATAACAGGCTTGTGGCTACCAGTATTGGTAAGGAAGTAGGATTTGACGCCTCAAGAATTCTAACCGGAAGCGAAATATATCAGATGACAAGCGAGGCCCTTATAGGAAAAGTAAATGACATTGATATCTTTGCTGAAGTAGAGCCAAACCAGAAAGAACGTATCATCCTTGCACTCAAGAAGAGAGGGAACGTTGTTGGATATCTGGGAGACGGTATTAATGACGCATCTGCTCTTCATGCAGCCGATGTAGGAATTTCAGTTGACAGAGCCGCAGATGTCGCCAAAGAAGCTGCACAAATTGTGCTGATGGAAAAGAGTCTTGATTCACTCGTAGAAGGCGTCAAAGGCGGAAGAAAAACCTTTGCCAACACCCTAAAGTATGTTTTCATGGCTACCAGCGCCAACTTTGGAAATATGTTCAGCATGGCAGGAGCGTCCCTTTTCCTGCCTTTTCTTCCCCTGCTGCCCACACAGATCCTGCTAACCAATTTATTGACTGATTTTCCGGAAATGACTATAGCCACGGATACTGTTGACAAGGAACTGGTTGAAGAACCACATCGCTGGGACATAAATTTCATCCGCAAGTTTATGATGGTATTTGGCTTTACCAGTTCGGTCTTCGATTACCTGACCTTCGGGACTCTGCTTCTCCTGCTACCGGGTATGATAGAACAATTCAGAACAGGCTGGTTTATAGAATCCGTTATTTCGGCATCAATGATAGTGCTGGTAATCCGAAGCAGAAAGCCTTTCTTCGAGAGCAGGCCAGGAAAGTACCTGCTGATAGCCACTGTGCTGATCGTAGTCATGACTCTTGTTTTTCCGCTAACTCCTTTTGCAGCACTCTTTGGTTTCAAACCCCTGCCTTTACAGGTCATTTTAACCCTTGGAGCCATAATAGGGCTTTATATCATTGCGGCTGAGGCAATAAAGAGAATTTTTTATAAAAAAGTAAAATTTTAA
- a CDS encoding TIR domain-containing protein yields MISKIYIAHCEQDEPLAQELARSLWVVELESFSSLYRKARILSLSERIRFGIRQSDCFIPILTQKGAESPEVNQEIGLAVGADQLIIPLVETGVELPILIHHLQPIVFSPEAYEDALGKLIQNLRELTRLDWLKIKCPYCGEEMTQYISPQEEVERALLAGKHLETRCSYCQKNIHMDPRTFRPML; encoded by the coding sequence ATGATCTCGAAAATTTATATAGCTCACTGCGAGCAGGACGAACCACTTGCTCAAGAACTTGCTAGATCTCTCTGGGTCGTGGAGCTGGAAAGTTTTTCATCCCTGTACAGGAAAGCTCGAATTCTTTCCCTTAGTGAAAGGATACGTTTTGGTATTCGCCAATCAGATTGTTTTATCCCGATCCTCACACAGAAAGGTGCAGAATCTCCAGAAGTAAATCAGGAGATTGGCCTTGCAGTCGGAGCCGATCAGCTTATAATTCCGCTGGTAGAGACGGGAGTTGAATTGCCTATCCTGATACACCATCTTCAGCCCATTGTTTTTTCTCCTGAGGCTTATGAGGATGCTCTGGGTAAACTAATACAGAACCTGAGAGAACTGACCAGGCTTGACTGGCTGAAGATAAAGTGCCCCTATTGCGGAGAGGAGATGACGCAGTACATCTCACCTCAGGAAGAGGTAGAGAGAGCTCTTCTAGCAGGGAAGCACCTTGAGACAAGATGTAGTTATTGCCAGAAGAATATTCACATGGACCCAAGAACATTCAGACCTATGCTCTAA